A window of the Desulfobacula toluolica Tol2 genome harbors these coding sequences:
- the pstB gene encoding phosphate ABC transporter ATP-binding protein PstB, whose translation MKHNFKMHTQDLSFFYGNFQALHTISIEFIENQVTALIGPSGCGKSTYLRCLNRMNDLIPGIRVKGRAMLDANDIYDPLVDVVSLRRRVGMVFQKPNPFPKSIFENIAYGLKVNGVKDRAKITQIVEKSLKQAAIWDEVKDRLNESALGLSGGQQQRLCIARALAVGPDVLLMDEPASALDPIATQKIEELITTLSSKLTIIIVTHNMQQAARVSDRTAFFYMGKLIEVNDTDTLFTKPALKQTEDYITGRFG comes from the coding sequence ATGAAACACAATTTTAAAATGCATACTCAGGATCTGAGTTTTTTTTATGGTAACTTTCAGGCCCTTCACACAATTTCAATTGAGTTTATCGAAAACCAGGTAACAGCGCTTATCGGTCCGTCAGGGTGCGGGAAAAGCACCTATTTAAGATGCTTGAACCGCATGAACGATCTGATTCCCGGCATCCGGGTCAAGGGCCGGGCCATGCTGGATGCAAATGACATTTACGATCCGTTGGTTGATGTGGTGAGCCTGAGAAGAAGGGTCGGCATGGTATTTCAAAAGCCCAACCCGTTTCCCAAATCTATTTTTGAAAATATTGCTTACGGATTAAAGGTCAATGGCGTTAAAGACAGGGCAAAAATCACTCAAATTGTGGAAAAAAGCTTAAAACAGGCCGCTATCTGGGATGAAGTCAAAGACCGGTTGAACGAATCCGCTCTTGGTCTTTCCGGGGGCCAGCAGCAGCGATTGTGCATTGCCCGAGCCCTTGCTGTGGGACCTGACGTGCTGTTGATGGATGAACCGGCTTCAGCCCTTGATCCCATTGCCACGCAAAAAATTGAAGAACTGATCACCACCCTGTCTTCAAAACTGACCATTATCATTGTCACCCATAATATGCAGCAGGCAGCACGGGTGTCTGACAGAACCGCTTTTTTTTATATGGGAAAACTCATAGAAGTCAACGATACCGACACCTTGTTTACCAAACCGGCATTAAAACAGACCGAAGATTATATTACCGGAAGATTCGGATAA
- the pstA gene encoding phosphate ABC transporter permease PstA, translating to MIKQRLLAQKIFFLLLKAAALLNGAALLVIVYFMVSRGWRAISWEFLTQPPKDSMTAGGILPCIVGTLSLCLMTIMVALPIGVSSAIYLNEYARQGKLVRIIRLGINNLAGVPSIVFGLFGLAFFCIVLKMGVSIAAGGLTLGIMTLPVIIGASEEALKAVPNTYREASLAMGATKWQTIRKVVLPSAFPGIITGSILGLSRAAGETAPIMYTGAVFFTPDLPGSLLDEVMALPYHIYVLATAGTNIEATRHLQYGTALVLIVLVFGMNLAAIILRSKMRKKLRI from the coding sequence ATGATAAAACAGAGGTTATTGGCACAGAAGATATTTTTTTTATTGTTAAAAGCAGCGGCTTTGCTCAATGGTGCAGCGCTCTTAGTGATTGTATATTTCATGGTATCCCGTGGATGGCGGGCCATTTCATGGGAATTTTTAACCCAGCCGCCAAAAGATTCCATGACGGCAGGCGGCATTTTACCCTGTATTGTGGGAACATTGTCTCTTTGTTTGATGACCATTATGGTGGCGTTGCCCATCGGGGTTTCCTCTGCCATATATTTAAATGAATACGCAAGACAGGGCAAACTGGTCAGGATCATCCGCCTGGGCATTAACAATCTGGCCGGGGTTCCGTCCATTGTATTTGGATTGTTCGGACTTGCCTTTTTTTGTATCGTACTGAAAATGGGAGTATCCATTGCAGCAGGCGGCTTAACATTGGGGATCATGACCCTGCCCGTGATCATCGGTGCTTCTGAAGAGGCATTAAAGGCCGTTCCCAACACCTATCGTGAAGCTTCCCTTGCCATGGGGGCAACCAAATGGCAGACCATAAGAAAAGTGGTGCTGCCGTCAGCTTTTCCAGGAATTATTACAGGATCAATACTGGGGTTGAGCCGGGCGGCAGGTGAAACCGCCCCGATCATGTATACCGGCGCTGTTTTTTTTACCCCTGATCTTCCCGGTTCCCTTCTGGATGAAGTCATGGCATTGCCCTATCACATATATGTATTGGCCACGGCAGGAACCAATATTGAAGCCACAAGGCACCTGCAATACGGAACCGCCCTTGTGCTGATTGTCCTGGTTTTCGGCATGAACCTTGCAGCAATCATCCTGCGGTCTAAAATGAGAAAAAAGTTAAGGATTTAG